Genomic window (Polaromonas sp. JS666):
TTTTGCCGCTGAACACCGCCTACCAGAGCGCCGAAATTGAATACTTCATCGGCAATGCAGAGCCGGCTGTGGTGGTGTGCAGCAGCAAGAATTTTGGCTGGGTCAGCAAGATCGCCTTCAAGGCGGGCACGCAGAATGTCTTCACACTGGACGACGACCGCACGGGCTCCCTGCTGGAGCGTGCAGCGCACTGCAGCGACCGGCATGACATCGCCATAAAAAAGCCGGACGACCTGGCCGCCATTCTCTACACCAGCGGCACCACCGGCCGTAGCAAGGGCGCCATGCTGTCGCATGGCAACATGCTCAGCAATGCGCTGGTCCTGAAGGACTACTGGGGCTGGAAGAAGGGCGATGTGCTGATCCATGCCTTGCCCATTTTTCACGTGCATGGCCTCTTTGTCGCCATCCACGGCGCGCTGGTCAACGGCAGCAAGATGATCTGGCTGTCGAAGTTCGACCCGAAGCTGGTCGTGAAAAAGCTGCCCGAGGCCACGGTGTTCATGGGCGTGCCCACGCTCTATGTGCGCTTGCTCGCCGAGCCCGGGCTGGACCGCGAGGCCTGCCGCAACATGCGCCTCTTCGTTGCGGGCTCGGCGCCGCTGCTCATTGAAACCTTCAACGCGTGGCAGCAGCGCACCGGGCATACCATTCTCGAGCGCTACGGCATGTCTGAGACGGCCATGCTGACTTCCAACCCCTACGAGGGCGGCGAGCGGCGAGGCGGCACCGTGGGGCTGGCGCTGCCGGGTGTGAGCCTGCGGGTGCAGGGCGACGATGGCAAGCCACTGCCCGTGGGGGAAATCGGTGACATCCAGGTCAAGGGGCCGAATGTCTTTCAGGGCTACTGGCGCATGCCCGAGAAAACGAAGGAAGAGTTCACGCCCGACGGTTACTTCAAGACCGGTGATGTGGGCAAGATTGACGAGCGCGGCTACATCACCATCGTCGGGCGCAGCAAGGACCTGATCATCAGCGGTGGCTACAACGTCTATCCGGCCGAGATTGAAGGCTATATCAACGACATGCCGGGTGTGGCCGAAAGCGCGCTGGTCGGTGTGCCGCATCCCGACTTCGGGGAGGTCGGCATCGCCATCGTCGTGCCCAAGCCTGGTGCCTCGCTGGACGCCGGCGAGATCATTGCCGGGCTGAAGTCGCGGCTGGCCAATTTCAAGATTCCAAAACGCTGTTTCATTGCCAGTGAACTGCCCCGCAACACCATGGGAAAAGTCCAGAAAAACGTCTTGCGCGACCAGCAAAAAGGCCTGTTTGCCTGAAGTCTGCCGGGTTCCGGCTGCCCCCGTGACCTGCGCATCCGGATCCTTGCACCGAACATCGATGCCGATGTTGCGCCGATAGCGCGGTAGCAGGGGCGGCCGGTTCTACGTCCGGGCAAGCCCAACTGGCGGATGTTGACGCGATCCATGCCCGGGGTGGCCTGGCTGTCAATCGGAGGCGGCGCTGCCGTGCGGTGGCTCGTGCAAGGCCGTTGCCGGGCCATGCGCATGGTGCAGCTGGTACGGGTTTTGCGTCACGCTGGGGAGGAGTTCAGAGCGGGGCGGGCACTGCGGTGAAAGGCCTGGATTTGGTTTACCCGACAAAACCACTCTTATACAATCTGCGGCTGGCTGGCCTTTGCGTCCTGCAGTGCCACCTGCCGCGTGTGTTTGCCCTTTTGTTGTTACCTTTCCTGACGGAGCCCGGACATGATAAGAAAGCATTTGTGGATTTTTGCCTTTTCTGCGGTGGCACTGAGTGCCTGCGGCAAAAAGGAGGAGGCACCTGCGGTTGCAACGCCGGCCGCCCCGGCCAGCGCGGCTGTGGCGGTGAACACCGAAGAGAAGGTGCTCAACGTCTACAACTGGCCGGACTACGTCGCCAAGGACATGGTGGCTAACTTCGAGAAGGAAACGGGCATCAAGGTCAATTACCAGACCTTTGAGAACAACGAAGCCCTGCACGCCAAGCTGGTGGCCGGCAATACCGGCTACGACATCGTCGTGCCCGGCGCCGTGTTTGCCAAGCCGCAAATTGATGGCGGGCTGCTGATGAAGCTGGACAAGTCCAAGATCAGCAACTATGGCAACCTCGACTCGCCCATCATGGAAAAGTTGGCCACCATTGACCCGGGCAACGCCTACCTGGTGCCCTGGGCCTGGAGTTTCACCACGGTGGGCATCAACAAGGCCAAGGTCGCCAAGGCGTTGGGCTCAACACCCATGCCTGAAAACGCCTGGGAGCTGGTGTTCAACCCGGTCTATACGGCCAAACTGAAGTCCTGCGGTATCGCCTTCCTGGATTCGCCGACCGAGGTGATTCCACCGGCCATGCACTACCTGGGCAAGAACGCCTATTCGAACGATCCGGCCGACCACAAGGCCGCGGCCGCCATGCTGGCCAAGGTACGCCCGCACATCCGCATGTTCTCCAGCACCATGATTGATGACCTGGCCGGTGGCAAGGCTTGCGTGGCGCTGGCTTGGGCCGGGGACATCAACATTGCCCGTGGCCGCGCGATTGAAAACAAGAGTGGCAACGACGTCCAGGCGCTGTTGCCCAGCACCGGTGGCCTGATTTTCTTTGACACCCTGGCTATTCCCAAAGATGCCAAGCACCCGAACAACGCTTTGGCGTTCATCAACTACTCCCTGCGCCCCGAAGTGTCTGCCTCGCTGACCAATGAACTGGGCTACGCCACGGCCAACAAGGCCAGCCTGGCCAGCGTCAAGCCGGAAATCGCCCAGGACAAAGCCGTGTTCCCCGATGCAGCCAACCTGCAGAAAATGGTCTCTCCCGCCAGCTTCAGCAACGAAGCGCGGGAATCCATGAGCAACGTCTTTACCCTGTTCAAAAAAGGCAGTTGAGTT
Coding sequences:
- a CDS encoding malonate--CoA ligase translates to MKNHNLFAALRAAFPASLDDVAVETDHGLFYTWRDLDRATAMVANLLQSLGLPEGSRVAVQVEKSVEALVLYLATLRAGYVFLPLNTAYQSAEIEYFIGNAEPAVVVCSSKNFGWVSKIAFKAGTQNVFTLDDDRTGSLLERAAHCSDRHDIAIKKPDDLAAILYTSGTTGRSKGAMLSHGNMLSNALVLKDYWGWKKGDVLIHALPIFHVHGLFVAIHGALVNGSKMIWLSKFDPKLVVKKLPEATVFMGVPTLYVRLLAEPGLDREACRNMRLFVAGSAPLLIETFNAWQQRTGHTILERYGMSETAMLTSNPYEGGERRGGTVGLALPGVSLRVQGDDGKPLPVGEIGDIQVKGPNVFQGYWRMPEKTKEEFTPDGYFKTGDVGKIDERGYITIVGRSKDLIISGGYNVYPAEIEGYINDMPGVAESALVGVPHPDFGEVGIAIVVPKPGASLDAGEIIAGLKSRLANFKIPKRCFIASELPRNTMGKVQKNVLRDQQKGLFA
- a CDS encoding extracellular solute-binding protein, giving the protein MIRKHLWIFAFSAVALSACGKKEEAPAVATPAAPASAAVAVNTEEKVLNVYNWPDYVAKDMVANFEKETGIKVNYQTFENNEALHAKLVAGNTGYDIVVPGAVFAKPQIDGGLLMKLDKSKISNYGNLDSPIMEKLATIDPGNAYLVPWAWSFTTVGINKAKVAKALGSTPMPENAWELVFNPVYTAKLKSCGIAFLDSPTEVIPPAMHYLGKNAYSNDPADHKAAAAMLAKVRPHIRMFSSTMIDDLAGGKACVALAWAGDINIARGRAIENKSGNDVQALLPSTGGLIFFDTLAIPKDAKHPNNALAFINYSLRPEVSASLTNELGYATANKASLASVKPEIAQDKAVFPDAANLQKMVSPASFSNEARESMSNVFTLFKKGS